From one Flavobacteriales bacterium genomic stretch:
- a CDS encoding peptidoglycan DD-metalloendopeptidase family protein, with translation MLNLRMIALSWALVGGFWVHGQVTDTVSFGGPDGIDIFDELAPEEGPEHARLEINRAANALGILCDVSDSLAMIPGYDLYCHWNTETIFDRENAPAVHDTLCLDLSVTGDDFAMPCPGHLTSPFGPRRGRMHYGLDLKLQTGDPVVCAFPGVVRISKYNKSYGHVVVVRHHNGLETLYAHLSKRFVEPGRIVEAGDTLGKGGNTGRSYGSHLHFEVRFLDQPIDPSLIVDVGNGMLKAKTFDIHKGTFATMAAAKAQVGARKYHVVRSGDTLSAIARRYGTSVSALCRINGISQRSLLRLGQRVRYN, from the coding sequence ATGCTGAACCTGCGAATGATTGCACTGTCCTGGGCCCTTGTTGGGGGCTTCTGGGTGCATGGGCAGGTTACCGACACCGTCAGCTTCGGCGGGCCGGATGGAATTGACATCTTCGATGAGCTGGCACCGGAGGAGGGTCCGGAGCATGCCCGATTGGAGATCAACCGAGCCGCGAATGCACTGGGCATCCTGTGCGATGTGAGCGATTCCCTGGCCATGATCCCCGGTTATGACCTCTATTGCCATTGGAATACCGAGACCATCTTCGATCGCGAGAATGCGCCGGCGGTTCATGATACCCTTTGCCTGGACCTGAGCGTCACCGGCGATGATTTCGCCATGCCATGCCCGGGCCATCTCACCTCGCCCTTCGGACCGCGCCGCGGGCGCATGCACTATGGCCTCGATCTGAAGCTGCAGACCGGTGATCCCGTGGTCTGCGCGTTCCCGGGGGTGGTGCGCATCTCCAAGTACAACAAGTCATACGGGCATGTGGTGGTGGTTCGGCACCACAACGGCCTGGAGACGCTCTATGCGCATCTCAGCAAGCGCTTTGTTGAGCCCGGACGGATCGTTGAGGCTGGTGATACGCTCGGCAAGGGCGGCAATACCGGCAGGAGCTATGGCAGCCATTTGCATTTTGAGGTGCGCTTCCTCGACCAGCCCATCGATCCATCGCTCATCGTCGATGTGGGGAACGGCATGCTGAAGGCCAAGACCTTCGACATCCACAAGGGCACCTTCGCCACCATGGCGGCGGCCAAGGCGCAAGTAGGCGCGCGCAAGTATCATGTGGTGCGCAGCGGCGATACCCTTTCCGCCATTGCCAGGCGCTACGGCACCAGCGTTAGCGCCCTGTGCAGGATCAATGGCATCAGCCAGCGATCCCTGCTTCGCTTGGGCCAGCGCGTGCGCTACAATTGA
- a CDS encoding lysophospholipid acyltransferase family protein has product MKRIVAPAELAKASHMREGDPRIALLTEVSGLKRLERVYSNIAHLSDIEFTEAVFRELNLEVEIPAEDLDHVPESGGLVFVANHPYGAIDGLAMVKVLGRKRPDLKVMANFLLRQLEPLRDRFIGVNPLEGISSQSSFQGMRQALAHVTEGHALGVFPAGEVSSWRTELRAVADPRWKTPAIKILQRAEVPVVPVWFDGANSLVFQMLGMIHPNLRTLVLPNEMLRMRGRTVRMRIGKAIAPKDLAAFGNAEHLARYLRAKTYALGSGLQVKRELFAPLRFPAKPKDVVEAVDHDALLREIASIGDLRINHQAEFDLYLASSHRIPGILREIGRLRELTFRAVGEGTNKSIDLDEFDLYYEHLFLWDREKQQLVGAYRIGDGRKIMARYGKRGFYTSTLFRMGRPMERVLRRSFELGRSFISPEYQRQRLPLFMLWRGLLLHLIANPDQHFLIGPVSISGTYSRFSRTLIMEFVRLNHYDHELAQHVHPRHRFRIKPDKADSEALVEASKADLKKMDRLIAEIDPHETAMPVLLKKYLLLNARIIGFNRDPKFNDALDGLMVLDLNKLPEKTVEDLRKGMSEV; this is encoded by the coding sequence ATGAAGCGGATCGTTGCGCCTGCCGAACTGGCTAAGGCGAGCCATATGCGCGAAGGCGATCCACGAATCGCGCTGCTCACCGAGGTGAGCGGGCTGAAGCGATTAGAGCGTGTCTATTCCAACATCGCGCATCTCAGCGACATCGAGTTCACGGAAGCCGTGTTCCGGGAGCTGAACCTCGAGGTGGAGATACCGGCAGAGGATCTCGATCATGTTCCGGAAAGCGGCGGATTGGTATTCGTAGCCAATCACCCCTACGGCGCCATTGACGGGCTGGCCATGGTTAAGGTGCTGGGCCGAAAGCGCCCGGACCTGAAGGTGATGGCGAATTTCCTGCTTCGGCAGCTCGAGCCTTTGCGCGACCGCTTCATCGGGGTGAATCCGCTGGAGGGGATCAGCTCCCAGAGCAGCTTCCAAGGCATGCGGCAAGCGTTGGCCCATGTCACCGAGGGCCATGCGCTCGGGGTGTTCCCGGCGGGCGAGGTGAGCAGCTGGCGCACCGAATTGCGGGCCGTTGCCGATCCCCGCTGGAAGACCCCGGCGATCAAGATCCTTCAGCGCGCTGAGGTGCCAGTGGTGCCCGTTTGGTTCGATGGGGCCAACAGCCTCGTGTTCCAGATGCTGGGCATGATCCACCCCAACCTGCGCACCTTGGTGCTCCCGAACGAAATGCTCCGGATGCGCGGCCGCACCGTGCGCATGCGCATCGGCAAAGCCATCGCCCCGAAGGACCTTGCCGCCTTCGGCAACGCCGAGCACCTGGCCCGCTATCTCAGGGCGAAGACCTACGCCCTGGGCAGCGGCTTGCAAGTGAAGCGCGAGCTCTTCGCCCCCCTGCGCTTCCCTGCGAAGCCCAAGGATGTGGTGGAAGCCGTTGACCATGACGCGCTGCTCCGTGAGATCGCCTCGATCGGGGATCTGCGCATCAACCATCAAGCTGAGTTCGACCTCTACCTCGCGTCGAGCCATCGCATCCCCGGAATCCTTCGCGAGATCGGCCGTTTGCGCGAACTCACTTTCCGGGCCGTCGGTGAAGGCACCAATAAGTCCATCGACCTCGATGAGTTCGACCTATACTACGAGCACCTATTCCTCTGGGACCGCGAGAAGCAACAGCTTGTCGGCGCCTACCGCATCGGCGACGGCCGCAAGATCATGGCGCGCTACGGCAAACGCGGCTTCTATACCAGCACCCTCTTCCGCATGGGCCGGCCCATGGAGCGCGTGCTCAGGCGCAGCTTCGAGCTCGGCCGCTCCTTCATCTCACCCGAATACCAGCGCCAGCGGCTCCCGCTCTTCATGCTCTGGAGAGGATTGCTGCTGCACCTGATCGCCAACCCCGACCAGCACTTTCTCATCGGCCCGGTGAGCATCAGCGGCACCTATAGCCGGTTCTCGCGCACGCTCATCATGGAATTCGTGCGGCTCAACCACTACGACCATGAGCTGGCCCAGCACGTGCATCCGCGCCACCGCTTCCGCATCAAGCCCGATAAGGCCGACAGCGAGGCCTTGGTGGAAGCCAGCAAGGCAGACCTGAAGAAGATGGATCGCCTGATCGCGGAGATCGACCCGCACGAGACCGCGATGCCCGTGTTGCTGAAGAAGTACCTGCTCCTCAATGCGCGCATCATCGGCTTCAACCGAGACCCCAAATTCAACGACGCCCTCGACGGACTCATGGTGCTCGACCTCAACAAGCTGCCAGAGAAGACCGTTGAGGATCTTCGAAAGGGAATGAGTGAGGTGTGA